Proteins encoded in a region of the Elizabethkingia bruuniana genome:
- a CDS encoding phytanoyl-CoA dioxygenase family protein, with the protein MQHNDYNESGYIHFENFFAEPKLQETERILKKFHKSWLAVNAEGYKNGSINSHSITSGEFINEQERLALFRFITQEKIKSIVDSIFPEKAVFLNTQLFFDPFNPLQQNYWHRDIQYTGLSIDDQKEAIQSQNVVHFRIPFKPELGIELVPGTHKNWDLPEELETRLSLNGHKSSDSLERGKVISLDRGDLLVFSANMIHRGLYGRNRFSFDIIFCDDTPDFKEFIDPKNQPTPQELDVLDRQLFLNNP; encoded by the coding sequence ATGCAGCATAACGATTACAATGAGTCCGGTTACATTCATTTTGAAAACTTTTTTGCAGAACCCAAACTGCAAGAGACTGAGCGTATTCTGAAAAAATTCCATAAAAGCTGGCTGGCAGTCAATGCCGAAGGTTATAAGAACGGTTCTATCAACAGCCATAGTATAACATCCGGTGAGTTTATTAACGAACAGGAACGTCTTGCTCTTTTTCGTTTTATCACTCAGGAAAAAATTAAAAGCATTGTTGACTCTATTTTTCCTGAAAAAGCTGTATTTCTGAACACTCAACTATTTTTTGATCCGTTCAATCCGTTGCAGCAAAATTACTGGCACCGCGATATTCAGTATACCGGATTAAGTATTGATGATCAAAAAGAAGCTATCCAAAGTCAAAACGTTGTACACTTTAGAATTCCTTTCAAACCTGAACTAGGTATTGAATTAGTTCCGGGAACTCATAAGAACTGGGATCTTCCGGAAGAATTAGAGACCCGATTATCTCTAAACGGACATAAGTCCAGTGACAGCCTGGAAAGAGGAAAAGTAATAAGTCTGGATCGTGGAGATCTCCTGGTATTTTCTGCAAATATGATCCACAGGGGCTTGTATGGACGAAACCGTTTCTCTTTCGATATTATTTTCTGTGATGACACACCTGATTTCAAAGAATTTATCGATCCTAAAAATCAGCCTACTCCACAGGAATTAGACGTACTGGACCGTCAGTTATTTCTGAATAATCCCTGA
- a CDS encoding Cof-type HAD-IIB family hydrolase: protein MNQLKNDSPNTNDIKAVFFDIDGTLLSFKTHKVPASTEEAIRILKEKGIHVFVSTGRSYNDIGHIRYLDFDGFITYNGGYCITKEGEVLFKKCINPNDVKALLDYADNNPLSFSLMSEHGNFIHDVTPEIAGMYAHLNLPVPPLVDMSNTDTENVLQGNIFISSEEEAAFMAQVMPDSVASRWSPLFADVNPSGQSKQVGIEVFCKHYGIDVSQTMAFGDGGNDVTMLKYVALGVAMGNANPEVKEIADYVTDDIDNDGILKALKHFGVID from the coding sequence ATGAATCAACTAAAAAACGATTCACCAAATACTAATGATATTAAGGCAGTTTTCTTCGATATTGACGGAACACTGCTAAGCTTTAAAACACACAAAGTTCCGGCTTCCACAGAAGAAGCGATTCGGATTTTAAAGGAAAAAGGCATCCATGTATTTGTTTCTACCGGGCGTTCTTATAATGATATCGGGCATATCAGATACCTGGATTTCGATGGGTTCATTACGTATAACGGTGGTTATTGTATTACCAAAGAAGGTGAAGTATTGTTCAAAAAATGTATTAATCCCAATGATGTAAAAGCATTACTGGATTATGCAGATAACAATCCTTTAAGTTTTTCTCTGATGTCAGAACATGGAAATTTCATTCATGATGTAACACCGGAAATTGCTGGTATGTATGCACACCTCAACCTTCCGGTTCCTCCTTTGGTAGATATGTCGAATACAGATACGGAGAATGTACTTCAGGGTAATATTTTTATTTCTTCCGAAGAAGAAGCTGCATTTATGGCGCAGGTAATGCCGGATTCTGTGGCTTCAAGGTGGTCTCCCCTCTTTGCAGATGTTAATCCTAGTGGCCAAAGCAAGCAGGTAGGTATTGAAGTATTCTGTAAACATTACGGAATAGATGTTTCCCAAACTATGGCATTTGGTGATGGCGGCAACGATGTTACCATGCTGAAGTATGTAGCTTTGGGAGTTGCTATGGGAAATGCTAATCCTGAAGTAAAAGAGATTGCAGATTACGTAACAGATGATATAGATAATGATGGTATTCTGAAGGCACTGAAGCATTTCGGAGTTATAGATTAG
- a CDS encoding DUF6804 family protein: protein MKYFFLFCALCCFIAVLRLPIDYYTFLRIIIFIGAGVALYHLFRNKIYYWTAVFGFILILFNPVFPVYLHKKSLWIPLDIITGILFLCLNFIKKKPEEEKETLRLPKEPVTHTRDRIMNPQPLKQNK from the coding sequence ATGAAGTATTTCTTTCTCTTCTGTGCACTATGCTGCTTTATAGCAGTATTGCGGCTGCCTATTGATTATTATACTTTTTTACGCATTATAATTTTTATTGGAGCCGGTGTAGCGTTATACCACCTCTTTAGAAACAAAATCTATTATTGGACAGCGGTGTTCGGCTTTATTCTGATTCTTTTTAATCCTGTATTTCCGGTATATCTGCATAAAAAGTCATTATGGATACCACTGGATATTATTACAGGAATTCTTTTTCTGTGTCTGAATTTTATCAAAAAGAAACCGGAAGAAGAGAAAGAAACTCTGCGATTGCCTAAAGAACCTGTTACTCATACGCGTGACAGAATAATGAATCCACAACCTTTAAAACAAAATAAATAA
- a CDS encoding SH3 domain-containing protein produces MIKILLSLFTGAGLLIASYNPDSLHADNHNRGCTGSANCTACSNCSGCAHCTSGGTCGVCSGSSSKRKTYSFGGYSKKKSSGSSRNLKSGYSKSNSKGTKNPVYYYSNKMALAEDNFLYIINKKVEVRKAPGDQFKVLETLQPNSKLIFLNKEEKWYKIRVYKSGTEGFVHSKNVK; encoded by the coding sequence ATGATCAAAATACTACTCTCTCTATTTACAGGTGCAGGATTATTAATTGCCTCTTATAATCCGGATTCATTGCATGCTGATAATCATAACAGAGGTTGTACAGGATCTGCAAACTGTACAGCATGCTCCAATTGTTCAGGTTGTGCCCATTGTACTTCAGGTGGTACTTGTGGTGTATGCAGCGGTAGTTCCTCTAAGAGAAAAACGTATTCTTTCGGAGGTTATTCAAAAAAGAAATCTTCGGGAAGTAGTCGTAATCTAAAGTCAGGCTATTCAAAAAGCAATTCGAAAGGTACTAAGAACCCGGTATATTATTACAGTAATAAAATGGCACTTGCTGAAGACAACTTTCTGTATATAATAAACAAGAAAGTTGAGGTACGGAAGGCTCCCGGAGATCAGTTTAAAGTTCTGGAAACTTTGCAGCCAAACTCAAAGCTTATTTTTCTGAATAAAGAAGAAAAATGGTATAAAATACGGGTATACAAAAGTGGTACAGAAGGTTTTGTTCATTCCAAAAATGTGAAGTAA
- a CDS encoding YegP family protein, with protein MGKFVITKRVNGEYQFNLKAGNGEIILTSEGYNQKASCHKGIASVKVNSQDDSKYDRRVAKNDKDYFVLKAGNGEIIGKSQYYASKSSMETGIASVKHNAPDAELVDETI; from the coding sequence ATGGGAAAATTTGTAATTACCAAAAGAGTAAACGGTGAATATCAGTTCAATCTGAAAGCAGGGAATGGCGAGATTATTTTAACCAGCGAAGGTTATAATCAAAAAGCATCCTGTCATAAAGGAATAGCATCCGTAAAGGTTAATTCTCAGGACGACTCCAAATATGACAGAAGAGTGGCTAAAAATGATAAAGATTATTTTGTCTTGAAAGCAGGCAATGGTGAGATTATTGGGAAAAGCCAATATTATGCTTCAAAGTCTTCAATGGAAACCGGAATAGCATCGGTAAAGCATAATGCACCAGATGCTGAACTTGTAGACGAAACAATTTAA
- a CDS encoding DNA-binding response regulator, whose protein sequence is MFKKILVAEDYESSNISVEKALEDLKIEESKYVYYCDDALQRVQIGIHEKQTFELLITDLSFDEDHREQNLKSGSELIEAVKKIQPDIKIIVFSIEKKPNIIDDLFRKYEINGYVSKGREDTKELKKAIKAVYNNEKHISLNLKKSIKDKNSYEFTSYDITLVDLLCQGMRQQAISDHLKDSGVRPSSLSSVEKRLNGLKESLNVNTTEQVVAIFKDMGLI, encoded by the coding sequence ATGTTTAAAAAAATCCTTGTTGCTGAAGATTATGAAAGTTCTAATATTTCTGTAGAGAAAGCATTGGAAGACTTGAAAATAGAAGAATCTAAATATGTTTATTACTGTGATGATGCGCTGCAGAGAGTGCAAATAGGCATACATGAAAAACAGACTTTCGAGCTGTTAATCACTGATTTGTCTTTTGATGAGGATCACCGGGAACAGAATCTTAAAAGTGGTTCCGAGCTTATTGAGGCTGTAAAAAAGATACAACCGGATATAAAAATTATTGTTTTCTCAATTGAGAAAAAGCCGAATATAATAGATGATCTTTTCCGTAAATATGAAATCAATGGTTATGTCTCCAAAGGCAGGGAAGATACAAAAGAACTGAAAAAAGCCATAAAAGCGGTTTACAATAATGAGAAACACATTTCGTTGAATCTGAAAAAGTCTATAAAAGATAAAAATTCTTACGAGTTTACTTCTTATGATATTACTTTAGTAGACTTACTTTGTCAGGGAATGCGCCAACAAGCGATATCAGACCATCTTAAAGATAGCGGAGTCCGTCCTTCCAGCTTAAGCAGTGTGGAAAAAAGGCTAAACGGTCTGAAAGAATCCTTGAATGTCAATACAACCGAACAAGTGGTCGCTATTTTCAAGGATATGGGATTGATATAA
- a CDS encoding PaaI family thioesterase codes for MEKIPVLDYLKKIVNQESVEGYNTFLQYPTAISETLKFKLTGIDNGEAHVSLKTDVKIHANQQETVHGGMLCELADAAIGTAHSTVIEEGESFTSIELKINFFRPVWNDTLVAYAKPVQRGRTITVYQCTIENEMGKLVATVLSTVMTLRGDKAKGR; via the coding sequence ATGGAAAAAATACCTGTACTGGACTATCTTAAAAAAATTGTGAACCAGGAATCTGTTGAAGGATACAATACTTTCTTGCAATATCCGACAGCTATTTCGGAAACATTAAAATTTAAGCTTACGGGAATTGATAATGGAGAAGCTCATGTTTCTTTAAAAACTGATGTGAAAATTCATGCAAATCAACAAGAAACTGTACATGGCGGAATGTTGTGTGAGTTGGCAGATGCAGCTATAGGAACAGCGCATTCCACTGTAATAGAAGAAGGGGAGAGCTTTACCAGTATCGAGCTGAAAATTAATTTTTTCAGACCTGTATGGAATGATACGCTGGTTGCTTATGCAAAACCCGTTCAAAGGGGCAGAACAATTACAGTTTATCAGTGTACCATTGAGAATGAAATGGGTAAACTGGTGGCAACGGTTCTGAGTACGGTGATGACTTTGCGTGGAGACAAGGCAAAAGGAAGATAA
- a CDS encoding tetratricopeptide repeat-containing sensor histidine kinase, producing the protein MVSCTKTKESNVNKSEKVDNPYYEKAWSYLDKKDPINAFQNFNKAKEIYLKNNDSLGVGKCLMNMGIILTDQGDYFGAQETSLEAMKYLKEDIKADYNYINANYNNLGIASYNLKDYMKALKFYDLAIKFSSDSKDIITYSNNEANTYREQKKYPEALKVYNQILKENNNKKSTEYSRALTNLAKTKWLQNANYNPVSELKEALNIRLQEQDLWGQNSSYAHLADYYIQKKPDSALIYATKMYGVAKTLKSPDDQIEALQKLVILENPEKSKQYFLTYQKLNDSLQTARSKAKNQFALIRYETEKNKANFQKAQADNVKKQNQILKQYAGLGILGLVLIGGGVWYRRRKKILQQEKELEVKKTELRYSKKVHDVVANGIHRVMTKLENQEHIDKETMLDDLEIVYEKSRDISYDHEKNNDLPFGEKLTEMLKSYSSDDLQLVIIGNEEIQWDKLNKNIQAEVFYVLQELMTNMKKHSKATRVVIRMNRINEEITIRYRDNGVGCEKFSPKNGIKNTGNRMESIDGTINFDAVSGEGFKAELKFSVQ; encoded by the coding sequence ATGGTTTCATGTACAAAAACTAAAGAAAGTAATGTTAATAAATCTGAGAAAGTAGATAATCCTTACTATGAAAAAGCTTGGTCATACCTGGATAAGAAAGACCCCATTAATGCTTTTCAGAATTTTAATAAAGCAAAAGAAATCTACCTGAAGAATAATGACAGTTTGGGTGTTGGAAAATGTCTGATGAATATGGGAATTATTTTAACCGATCAGGGTGATTACTTCGGAGCACAGGAAACCTCTTTGGAGGCTATGAAATATTTAAAAGAAGATATAAAAGCAGATTATAATTATATAAATGCTAATTATAATAATCTAGGGATTGCTTCCTACAATTTAAAAGATTATATGAAAGCTCTTAAATTTTATGATTTAGCAATAAAATTTTCTTCTGATTCAAAAGATATAATAACGTATTCGAATAATGAAGCGAATACATATAGGGAACAAAAGAAATATCCTGAAGCATTAAAAGTATACAATCAAATATTAAAAGAAAACAACAATAAGAAAAGCACTGAATATTCAAGAGCATTAACAAATTTAGCTAAAACGAAATGGCTACAAAATGCTAATTATAATCCTGTTTCAGAATTAAAAGAAGCGCTTAATATTCGATTACAAGAACAAGATCTATGGGGGCAAAACTCAAGTTATGCACATTTAGCAGATTATTATATCCAAAAGAAACCTGACTCAGCACTAATCTATGCAACAAAAATGTACGGTGTTGCTAAAACACTGAAAAGTCCGGACGATCAAATTGAAGCTCTTCAAAAACTAGTTATTCTTGAAAACCCGGAGAAATCGAAACAATACTTTCTGACTTATCAGAAACTGAATGACAGCCTACAGACTGCCAGAAGTAAGGCAAAAAATCAGTTTGCCTTAATCCGTTATGAAACCGAAAAGAATAAAGCCAATTTCCAGAAAGCTCAGGCGGATAATGTGAAGAAACAAAATCAGATACTGAAGCAATATGCAGGTTTAGGAATTTTGGGGCTTGTATTAATAGGCGGTGGAGTTTGGTACAGAAGAAGAAAGAAAATTTTACAACAGGAAAAAGAGCTGGAAGTAAAAAAAACAGAGCTTAGGTATTCCAAAAAAGTTCATGATGTTGTTGCCAACGGAATTCACAGGGTAATGACAAAGCTCGAAAATCAGGAACATATTGATAAAGAGACCATGCTGGACGACTTGGAAATTGTGTATGAGAAATCGCGGGATATTTCTTATGATCATGAAAAAAATAATGACCTTCCGTTTGGAGAAAAGCTGACAGAAATGCTGAAATCTTATTCTTCCGATGACTTGCAGCTGGTTATTATTGGAAATGAGGAAATACAATGGGATAAACTGAATAAAAACATTCAGGCTGAAGTATTTTATGTATTACAGGAGCTTATGACCAATATGAAGAAGCATAGTAAAGCGACACGTGTTGTGATTAGAATGAACCGTATAAATGAAGAAATTACGATCCGTTATAGAGATAATGGTGTAGGATGTGAAAAATTCTCCCCTAAAAACGGAATTAAAAATACGGGAAACCGTATGGAATCTATTGACGGGACTATTAATTTTGACGCAGTAAGTGGAGAAGGCTTTAAAGCCGAGTTAAAATTTTCTGTTCAATAA
- a CDS encoding acetyl-CoA C-acetyltransferase, with product MNVKKVAIVGYNRTPFVRYNTVFANATNQDLLLSALQGLINKYNLQGKLLGEVAGGAVIKHISESNLIRETVMKTNLDPATPGCDLQQACDTGIEAAIYIANKIALGQIDCGIACGVEVMSNIPFESSLRLRKALLNANKEKSTFGKIKQLFKPSLKDWFPIPYKGQEPETGLVMGEHTELTAKYYQISREEQDALSLKSHQKLAKAYDEGFYEDMITPYLNVKEDNNLRRDTSLEKLASLKPAFDKKNGTLTAGNSTPFTDGASTILLASEEWAEANGLPILAYITYAELAGIEYVQNRQNLLLAPVFAADRMLKKANMKLEDFDYYEIHEAFAAQILATLKIWETKELALQFGLQDALGKVDSEKLNVKGGSLAAAHPFAATGGRIIATLAKLLNGKGSGKGFISICAARGQGVTMIIEK from the coding sequence ATGAATGTTAAAAAAGTAGCAATAGTCGGCTATAACAGAACTCCTTTTGTAAGGTACAATACCGTCTTTGCCAATGCAACCAATCAGGATCTTCTTCTTTCCGCTCTTCAGGGACTTATTAACAAATATAACCTTCAGGGAAAATTATTAGGCGAAGTTGCCGGAGGTGCTGTTATTAAGCACATATCCGAAAGTAATCTGATCCGGGAAACTGTAATGAAAACCAATCTGGATCCGGCAACCCCAGGTTGTGACCTTCAACAGGCATGTGATACAGGAATTGAGGCCGCTATTTATATTGCGAACAAAATAGCTCTCGGGCAAATTGACTGTGGCATAGCCTGTGGTGTAGAAGTGATGAGCAATATTCCGTTTGAAAGCAGTCTTCGGTTAAGAAAAGCTTTACTGAATGCTAATAAAGAGAAAAGCACTTTTGGTAAAATAAAACAATTATTCAAGCCCTCACTAAAAGACTGGTTTCCTATCCCCTACAAAGGCCAGGAACCGGAGACCGGACTGGTAATGGGTGAACATACTGAGCTAACAGCTAAATATTACCAGATCTCCAGAGAGGAGCAGGATGCTTTATCTTTAAAGAGCCACCAAAAACTGGCCAAAGCCTACGATGAAGGATTTTATGAAGATATGATCACTCCTTATCTGAATGTAAAGGAAGATAACAACCTTCGAAGAGATACCAGTCTGGAAAAACTTGCATCCCTAAAACCAGCTTTTGATAAAAAGAACGGGACGCTCACTGCCGGTAATTCAACTCCGTTTACAGACGGAGCATCAACAATACTACTAGCCAGTGAAGAATGGGCTGAAGCAAACGGTCTTCCGATTCTGGCTTATATCACTTATGCAGAACTTGCCGGCATTGAATATGTGCAGAACAGACAAAATCTGCTTCTGGCTCCTGTTTTTGCAGCCGACAGAATGCTGAAAAAAGCAAATATGAAGCTAGAAGACTTTGATTATTATGAAATTCATGAAGCTTTTGCCGCACAAATTCTGGCAACGCTGAAAATATGGGAAACAAAAGAATTGGCTTTACAATTTGGTTTACAGGATGCCCTGGGAAAAGTCGATTCTGAAAAATTAAATGTAAAAGGTGGTAGTCTGGCAGCTGCTCATCCGTTTGCAGCTACCGGTGGTCGAATTATTGCTACACTGGCTAAGCTTCTGAATGGGAAAGGCAGTGGAAAAGGGTTTATTTCTATTTGTGCAGCCCGTGGACAGGGAGTTACCATGATTATAGAAAAATAA
- a CDS encoding type I restriction endonuclease, which translates to MELKLKLEQLSQRIQGLKEQVQTEEATKNAFVMPFIQMLGYDIFNPTEVIPEYIADIGTKKGEKVDYLIKNNQEPILIIECKNWKENADAHNSQLHRYYHVSKARFGVLTNGIVYNFYTDLEKPNIMDDKPFLTINLEDLKDSAIKVLESFNKQSYNLESILDSAEALKYIRAIRKEFEKEIENPSDELVRLLVNKFFERPLTANRMQSFKEYTKRALSISITESISSRLKSALVINETLDTNTPKPVAVDEHSEVSKIVTTEEELEAFQIVKAILREKIPAERIAHRDTQSYFGVLLDDNNRKPVCRFHFGISRKQIELFHNGKDAGERMLLESLEDIYKHRDSLHQTLENYTV; encoded by the coding sequence ATGGAACTCAAATTAAAACTTGAACAACTAAGCCAGAGAATTCAGGGACTGAAAGAGCAGGTACAAACGGAAGAAGCAACTAAAAATGCTTTTGTTATGCCTTTTATCCAGATGCTGGGTTACGATATATTCAACCCTACAGAAGTTATCCCGGAATATATTGCGGATATTGGAACCAAGAAAGGTGAGAAGGTAGATTACCTGATTAAAAACAATCAGGAACCTATTCTGATTATAGAATGTAAAAACTGGAAGGAAAATGCAGATGCTCATAATTCACAGCTTCATAGATATTATCATGTTTCCAAAGCAAGATTTGGTGTTTTGACCAACGGTATTGTGTATAACTTTTATACAGATTTGGAAAAGCCAAATATTATGGATGATAAACCATTTCTGACGATCAATTTGGAAGACTTGAAAGACAGCGCTATAAAGGTGTTAGAAAGCTTTAATAAGCAGAGTTATAATTTAGAATCTATTCTGGATTCCGCCGAAGCGTTAAAGTATATAAGAGCTATCCGGAAGGAATTCGAAAAAGAAATAGAAAATCCGTCTGACGAGCTGGTTCGTTTATTGGTCAATAAATTCTTTGAACGACCTCTTACTGCAAACCGAATGCAGTCTTTCAAGGAGTATACGAAAAGAGCGTTGAGTATTTCTATTACTGAATCGATAAGCTCCCGGTTAAAATCTGCACTGGTAATCAACGAAACACTGGATACCAATACTCCGAAACCGGTAGCTGTAGATGAGCATAGTGAAGTTTCTAAAATTGTAACGACGGAAGAAGAGCTGGAAGCCTTCCAAATTGTAAAGGCTATTCTGAGGGAAAAGATCCCGGCAGAAAGAATTGCCCACAGAGATACCCAGTCTTATTTTGGTGTTTTACTGGATGATAACAACCGGAAACCTGTTTGTCGTTTTCATTTTGGAATATCCAGGAAACAAATAGAACTTTTCCACAATGGTAAAGATGCCGGGGAAAGAATGCTCTTGGAATCACTGGAAGATATATACAAACATCGCGATTCATTACATCAGACACTTGAAAATTATACAGTATGA
- the nudK gene encoding GDP-mannose pyrophosphatase NudK, producing MTPEVKITNTEILSDNWYVLRKVTFEYTKEDGSTQTQSREAYDRGNGATILLYNKDTRTVILTRQFRLPTYLNGNKTGMLIEACAGLLDQDNPEDCIRRETEEETGYKVKEVRKVFEAYMSPGSVTEILYFFIAEYSKDMKVAEGGGLEEEEENIEVLETDIDKAMEMIATGEIKDAKTIMLLQYIKLHQIL from the coding sequence ATGACTCCGGAAGTAAAGATTACGAACACCGAAATTTTATCCGATAACTGGTATGTATTAAGAAAAGTTACTTTTGAATATACCAAAGAAGACGGCAGCACCCAAACCCAAAGCAGGGAAGCCTACGACAGAGGAAATGGTGCCACCATCCTTCTTTATAATAAAGATACCAGAACTGTTATTCTGACCAGACAGTTCCGACTGCCAACCTACCTCAACGGAAATAAAACAGGAATGCTGATCGAAGCATGCGCAGGACTTTTGGATCAGGACAATCCTGAAGACTGCATCCGCAGAGAAACAGAAGAAGAAACAGGCTACAAAGTAAAAGAAGTTCGCAAAGTTTTTGAAGCCTATATGTCGCCGGGATCCGTTACAGAAATTCTGTATTTCTTTATTGCGGAATATTCTAAAGATATGAAAGTTGCCGAAGGTGGCGGACTGGAAGAAGAGGAAGAAAATATTGAGGTACTGGAAACAGACATTGATAAAGCAATGGAAATGATAGCAACCGGAGAAATAAAAGATGCTAAAACCATTATGCTCCTTCAGTACATTAAGCTCCATCAGATTCTATAA
- a CDS encoding nuclear transport factor 2 family protein: protein MLSLVSFIGNTTYPTEVSVENVLAYENRLYKAMKESDTTMLDLLLHDDLLFIIPTGEVITKEQDLKNYKEGIIEIEELIPQTESLNIIEDTAVITLTIILKGKFRGNSFETQYRYIRFWKRIENELKVIGGSCIPSIALTE, encoded by the coding sequence ATGCTCAGCCTTGTATCGTTTATTGGTAACACTACATATCCCACCGAAGTTTCTGTGGAAAATGTATTAGCCTATGAAAACAGATTGTACAAAGCCATGAAAGAAAGTGACACGACCATGCTTGACTTGCTGCTTCATGATGATTTATTGTTTATTATTCCTACCGGAGAAGTTATCACCAAAGAACAGGACTTAAAAAATTATAAAGAGGGTATAATAGAAATTGAAGAGCTTATTCCTCAAACAGAAAGCCTGAATATTATAGAAGATACAGCAGTCATTACGCTAACCATAATATTAAAAGGAAAATTCAGAGGAAACAGTTTTGAAACCCAATACCGCTATATCCGTTTTTGGAAAAGAATTGAAAATGAACTAAAAGTAATTGGTGGAAGCTGTATTCCTTCCATAGCATTAACGGAATAA
- a CDS encoding beta-carotene 15,15'-monooxygenase, producing MTTQIKNLFRLKPSGLINGNHNKDINPEESAEDKEEVRKRTYHESGHREGGRNIGSPRALSISLNAIYAKFQNEEKEKVDKQRAIKEPYYNEQKNKETEIKALHVSQENKEEQTSRVEEQIKKIKDVVEGIKFEINDLARNPEKYHIKATKGASTKFWIGFMILIPISLYLFTFYISTSYSAFFKTFDPESNLIMNMLDPKAFEVAWKDGTLEGAFVTLIPFVFLGLGYLIHMYGENKTKLNYFKVGVLFLTTFVFDVILAYQIEEKIYNLNKTFDSPPFDLSIAFTKIQFWGIIFAGFVVYIIWGLVFDFIMKEHKEKDKIKHEQEKREQDIRIHRERITELEQQKETLVKEQHDIRERIVNAQGRIAELQRIIDAVIIPTKEYVLYASEYTQGWTTFIYEKLFLPNHEKQELVDECLKTYDDHMESVGANHETQNSVYLPIL from the coding sequence ATGACAACTCAAATCAAAAACCTGTTCCGGTTAAAGCCATCCGGATTAATTAATGGAAATCATAATAAAGATATAAATCCGGAAGAATCTGCTGAAGATAAAGAAGAAGTAAGAAAGAGAACTTATCATGAATCCGGACACAGAGAAGGCGGACGAAATATAGGCAGTCCCAGAGCACTGTCTATTTCTCTCAATGCTATTTATGCCAAGTTTCAGAATGAAGAAAAAGAAAAGGTGGACAAGCAAAGGGCAATAAAAGAGCCTTATTACAATGAACAAAAAAATAAAGAGACTGAGATAAAAGCATTACATGTCAGTCAGGAAAATAAAGAAGAACAAACTTCCAGAGTTGAAGAGCAAATAAAGAAAATAAAAGATGTAGTGGAGGGTATAAAGTTTGAAATTAATGATCTGGCCCGCAATCCTGAAAAATACCACATAAAGGCTACAAAAGGTGCCTCTACAAAATTTTGGATAGGTTTTATGATCCTTATTCCAATTAGCTTGTACCTGTTTACATTTTATATTTCTACTTCTTATTCAGCATTTTTCAAAACATTCGATCCGGAGAGTAATCTTATCATGAATATGCTCGACCCTAAAGCTTTTGAAGTGGCATGGAAAGATGGTACATTGGAAGGGGCTTTTGTTACGCTAATTCCGTTTGTGTTTCTAGGATTAGGTTATTTAATTCATATGTATGGGGAGAATAAAACAAAACTCAACTATTTTAAAGTAGGTGTTTTGTTTCTCACGACTTTTGTATTTGATGTAATCTTAGCCTACCAGATAGAAGAGAAAATCTATAACCTGAATAAAACTTTTGATTCTCCACCATTCGACTTGTCTATAGCATTTACCAAAATCCAGTTCTGGGGGATTATATTTGCCGGTTTTGTTGTTTATATCATTTGGGGCTTGGTGTTCGATTTTATTATGAAAGAACACAAAGAAAAAGATAAGATTAAGCATGAACAGGAAAAACGTGAACAGGATATCCGAATTCATCGAGAAAGAATTACAGAGCTTGAACAGCAGAAAGAAACGCTTGTAAAAGAGCAACACGACATTCGTGAACGTATTGTAAATGCACAAGGGAGGATTGCAGAACTGCAACGCATAATAGATGCCGTAATTATTCCGACTAAGGAATATGTGCTTTATGCATCTGAATATACACAAGGCTGGACCACTTTTATTTATGAGAAGCTTTTCCTTCCTAATCATGAAAAGCAGGAATTGGTAGATGAATGTCTTAAAACTTATGATGATCACATGGAAAGCGTTGGTGCC